Proteins encoded by one window of Blautia faecicola:
- a CDS encoding TatD family hydrolase, with product MIQHLIDTHFHLDHYKDHQKIYAGINEKKQYTLCMTNSPGVYMSCKRMYPETKYLKFALGFHPQETSLNDTDFYSFIQLINETNYVGEVGLDFSKKSYISCNKQCIYFEKIAKVCAEKNKLMSVHLRRAEKEAISILKEYRLRRCIIHWFNGSREQLQQLLDIGCYFSLNSNMVTNEKSKEKLYLIPKTRVLIESDGPFTKIDGKKYTFNNLIKIYELVARYYNEPDIIKIVHDNFRDVLSK from the coding sequence TCTTATTGATACACACTTCCATTTGGATCATTACAAGGATCATCAGAAAATATATGCTGGAATTAATGAAAAAAAACAATATACATTGTGTATGACGAACTCACCTGGGGTCTATATGTCTTGCAAACGCATGTATCCAGAAACAAAATACTTGAAATTTGCACTTGGTTTCCATCCACAGGAGACATCATTAAATGATACAGATTTTTATAGTTTTATACAATTAATCAATGAAACCAATTATGTAGGAGAAGTTGGACTTGATTTCTCAAAAAAAAGTTATATTTCGTGTAATAAACAATGTATATATTTTGAGAAAATTGCAAAAGTGTGTGCAGAAAAGAATAAATTGATGTCAGTGCATCTTAGAAGAGCGGAAAAAGAAGCAATATCTATTTTAAAAGAATATCGTCTTCGTAGGTGTATTATTCATTGGTTTAATGGGAGCAGAGAGCAATTGCAACAATTACTGGATATAGGCTGCTATTTTTCGCTCAATTCCAATATGGTAACAAATGAAAAAAGCAAAGAAAAATTGTATTTGATACCAAAAACAAGAGTACTGATTGAAAGTGATGGGCCGTTCACGAAGATTGATGGGAAAAAGTACACATTTAATAATTTGATAAAAATATATGAGTTAGTTGCACGGTATTATAATGAACCAGACATTATTAAGATTGTTCATGATAATTTTCGAGATGTTCTTTCAAAATGA